One window of Flavobacteriales bacterium genomic DNA carries:
- a CDS encoding VWA domain-containing protein, whose amino-acid sequence MRRSRDLIILIVLLVLVHVAALVAAWWLREHYELASPRMLWGLLLVPVLSIWYVIRRNRRRPHATLSTLSALRNGPVDLLARLRHLPFAVAMLGMAFMLLSMARPQSKDSWQDVTHDGIDIVIAMDYSASMLAKDFKPDRLDAARDVAMNFIDDRPNDRIGLVVYEGEAFTQCPLTTDHDVLKTLFAQAKTGLITGGTAIGMGLATAVNRLRESTSKSKVIILLTDGMNNAGTIQPLDAAQIAEELGIRVYTIGVGTRGRALSPVAIYPNGQYKYDYVDVDLDEGMLKKIADMTGGRYFRATDEKKLREIYQEIDRLEKTRVKVTEHSSRTEEYFKPLLAGCSLLFLSLFLGNTLLRTTP is encoded by the coding sequence ATGCGCCGCTCGCGTGACCTCATCATCCTCATCGTGCTGCTCGTGCTGGTGCATGTGGCGGCCTTGGTGGCGGCGTGGTGGCTGCGCGAGCACTACGAACTGGCCTCCCCGCGGATGCTCTGGGGCCTGCTATTGGTGCCGGTCCTCAGCATCTGGTACGTGATCCGCCGGAACCGGCGCAGGCCGCACGCCACATTGAGCACCTTGAGCGCGTTGCGGAACGGCCCCGTCGACCTGCTCGCCCGGCTGCGCCATTTGCCCTTCGCTGTGGCCATGCTCGGCATGGCCTTCATGCTCCTTTCCATGGCGCGCCCACAGAGCAAGGACAGCTGGCAGGACGTGACCCATGATGGCATCGACATCGTGATCGCCATGGACTACAGCGCCAGCATGCTCGCCAAAGATTTCAAGCCGGACCGCTTGGACGCCGCGCGGGACGTGGCCATGAACTTCATCGACGACCGGCCCAACGACCGTATCGGACTGGTGGTGTACGAGGGCGAGGCCTTCACCCAATGCCCGCTCACCACCGACCATGATGTGCTGAAGACCCTCTTCGCACAGGCCAAGACCGGCTTGATCACCGGCGGCACAGCCATCGGCATGGGGCTCGCCACCGCCGTGAACCGCCTGCGGGAAAGCACCAGCAAAAGCAAAGTGATCATCCTCCTCACTGACGGCATGAACAACGCCGGCACCATCCAACCGCTGGACGCCGCACAGATCGCGGAGGAACTTGGCATCCGGGTATACACCATCGGCGTGGGCACACGGGGCCGCGCGCTTTCCCCGGTGGCCATCTATCCGAACGGACAGTACAAGTACGACTATGTCGACGTGGACCTCGACGAGGGCATGCTGAAGAAGATCGCCGACATGACCGGCGGACGCTACTTCCGCGCCACCGATGAGAAAAAGCTCCGGGAGATCTACCAGGAGATCGACCGCTTGGAAAAGACCCGCGTGAAGGTGACCGAGCACAGCAGCCGCACCGAGGAGTACTTCAAGCCGTTGCTCGCCGGTTGTTCCCTGCTGTTCCTCTCGCTCTTCCTGGGAAATACATTGCTTCGTACCACGCCATGA
- a CDS encoding DUF58 domain-containing protein, producing MATLQHTKDLIKKVRLIELKTRGLSNHIFSGEYHSAFKGRGMAFSEVREYVPGDEVRAIDWNVTARLGHPYIKIFDEERELTVMLVADVSGSGDFGTVNQLKRELITEACATIAFSAIQNNDKVGLILFSDQVELFIPPKKGRGHILRIVRELLEFRPKGRGTDITLALKYLNNVIKKRSIAFLISDLMDEGYDDALKIANRRHDLVVLRTTDPRELELPNMGLVQFADPETGEAQWVNTRNKAVRDHYRSQALRHQARSRDALRRAGVDHAVISTREGYVRPLMNLFRQRD from the coding sequence ATCGCCACACTACAACATACCAAGGACCTCATCAAGAAGGTGCGGTTGATCGAGCTGAAGACACGCGGCCTGAGCAACCACATTTTCAGCGGTGAGTACCACAGCGCGTTCAAGGGCCGGGGCATGGCCTTCAGCGAGGTGCGTGAGTATGTGCCGGGCGACGAGGTGAGGGCGATCGACTGGAACGTGACGGCGCGGCTGGGGCATCCGTACATCAAGATCTTCGATGAGGAGCGTGAGCTTACCGTAATGCTCGTGGCGGACGTGAGCGGAAGCGGTGATTTCGGGACGGTGAACCAATTGAAGCGCGAGCTGATCACCGAGGCCTGCGCTACGATCGCCTTCAGTGCCATACAGAACAACGACAAGGTGGGCCTGATCCTCTTCAGCGACCAGGTGGAGCTCTTCATCCCTCCGAAGAAAGGACGGGGCCACATCCTACGGATCGTGCGCGAACTGCTGGAATTCCGCCCCAAAGGCCGCGGCACGGACATCACCCTGGCACTGAAATACCTGAACAATGTGATCAAGAAGCGCAGCATCGCCTTCCTCATCAGCGACCTGATGGACGAGGGCTACGACGATGCGCTGAAGATCGCCAACCGCCGGCACGACCTCGTGGTCCTGCGCACCACGGACCCGCGTGAACTGGAACTACCGAACATGGGCCTGGTGCAGTTCGCGGACCCGGAGACCGGTGAGGCCCAATGGGTGAACACGCGGAACAAAGCCGTGCGTGACCACTACCGGTCACAGGCCCTGCGGCACCAAGCGCGTTCCCGCGATGCCTTGCGCCGGGCGGGGGTCGATCATGCGGTGATCAGTACGCGGGAGGGCTATGTGCGGCCTTTGATGAACTTATTCCGCCAGCGGGATTGA
- a CDS encoding MoxR family ATPase: MEQTSPLAAPAPASTSDTLRALNERIQQASSFVDLIDQEMQKSIVGQKDMVQKLLVALLADGHIMLEGMPGLAKTLAIKTLSDVVDVGFSRVQFTPDLLPADLVGTMIYSPRNEEFSVKKGPIFSNFILADEINRAPAKVQSALLEAMQERQVTIGSTTYKLPEPFLVMATMNPIEQEGTYPLPEAQTDRFMLKVVLDYPRKEEERAIIRQNTGAGARPQVQKVIHPKDIVQARQLVREVYMDEKIEQYIVDIVYATRKPADYRLSDLSSLISFGGSPRASINMALGAKAYAFTKRRGYVIPEDVRAVCPDVMRHRIGLTYEAEAENISVNEIIDRVLNTVEVP; encoded by the coding sequence ATGGAACAGACATCCCCTTTGGCCGCTCCGGCCCCCGCATCCACTTCCGATACCCTCCGCGCCCTCAACGAACGCATCCAGCAGGCCAGTTCCTTCGTGGACCTGATCGATCAGGAGATGCAAAAGTCGATCGTGGGGCAGAAGGACATGGTGCAAAAATTGCTCGTGGCGCTGTTGGCGGACGGGCACATCATGTTGGAGGGTATGCCGGGACTGGCCAAGACCCTCGCCATCAAGACGCTGAGCGATGTGGTGGACGTGGGTTTCAGCCGGGTGCAGTTCACCCCGGACCTGCTGCCCGCCGACCTCGTGGGCACCATGATCTACAGCCCGCGCAACGAGGAGTTCTCGGTGAAAAAAGGGCCGATCTTCAGCAATTTCATCCTTGCGGACGAGATCAACCGGGCCCCCGCCAAAGTGCAGAGCGCGCTGCTCGAGGCCATGCAGGAAAGGCAGGTCACCATCGGCTCCACGACCTACAAGCTGCCGGAACCCTTTCTGGTGATGGCCACCATGAACCCGATCGAGCAGGAAGGCACCTATCCCCTGCCGGAAGCCCAGACGGACCGCTTCATGCTGAAGGTGGTACTGGATTATCCCCGGAAGGAGGAGGAGCGCGCCATCATCCGCCAGAACACCGGTGCCGGTGCGCGCCCCCAAGTGCAGAAGGTGATCCATCCCAAGGATATCGTACAAGCCCGGCAACTGGTGCGCGAGGTGTACATGGACGAGAAGATCGAGCAGTACATCGTGGACATCGTCTACGCCACCCGTAAGCCCGCCGACTACCGCCTCAGCGACCTCAGCTCCCTGATCAGCTTTGGCGGTAGCCCCCGCGCCAGCATCAACATGGCACTGGGCGCGAAGGCCTATGCCTTTACCAAGCGGCGCGGCTACGTGATCCCCGAGGACGTCCGCGCGGTCTGCCCCGACGTGATGCGCCACCGCATCGGATTGACCTATGAGGCGGAAGCGGAGAACATCAGCGTGAACGAGATCATTGACCGGGTTTTGAATACGGTGGAAGTTCCTTGA
- a CDS encoding nucleoside triphosphate pyrophosphohydrolase family protein, translating into MQETIDHVRAFHDAFGIANADAPEAALSPKEMRLRHELMREENDEYLTAAEQGDLVEVADALGDQLYILCGTILKHGLQDKIEEVFIEIQRSNMSKLDAEGKPIYREDGKVLKSERYFRPDIAAVLDR; encoded by the coding sequence TTGCAAGAGACCATCGATCACGTACGCGCCTTCCACGATGCGTTCGGCATCGCCAATGCGGATGCGCCCGAGGCCGCGCTCAGCCCCAAAGAGATGCGTTTGCGCCATGAATTGATGCGCGAGGAGAACGATGAATACTTGACCGCAGCCGAGCAGGGCGACCTGGTGGAAGTGGCCGACGCCTTGGGTGACCAGCTTTACATTCTTTGTGGTACCATCCTGAAACACGGGCTACAAGACAAGATCGAAGAGGTTTTCATAGAGATCCAGCGCAGCAACATGAGCAAGCTGGACGCCGAAGGCAAGCCCATCTATCGTGAGGACGGGAAAGTCCTCAAAAGCGAGCGTTACTTCCGTCCGGACATCGCTGCCGTGCTGGACCGCTGA
- a CDS encoding DUF4442 domain-containing protein → MELAPILAKSRNSAFTRWWMNIGLHWMVPFNRPHGFRVVPMPEGGIRVEIPNWRINRNHIKGIHACCLATAAEYCSGLALMEHLDPKRYRIIMKSLAMDYHYQAKAKAHAEFAPSASEFDELILRPLRSGEPVLYTAEVPLHDVSGNHLATGRITWQIKDWGQVRTKV, encoded by the coding sequence ATGGAACTCGCACCGATCCTCGCCAAATCGCGCAATTCGGCTTTCACACGCTGGTGGATGAATATCGGCCTGCACTGGATGGTCCCTTTCAACCGACCCCACGGCTTCCGCGTGGTGCCGATGCCGGAGGGCGGCATCCGGGTGGAGATCCCGAACTGGCGTATCAACCGCAACCACATCAAGGGCATCCATGCCTGCTGCTTGGCCACCGCCGCCGAGTATTGCAGCGGGCTGGCACTTATGGAGCATCTGGACCCGAAGCGTTACCGCATCATCATGAAGTCCTTGGCCATGGACTATCACTACCAAGCCAAGGCCAAGGCACACGCCGAATTCGCACCCTCGGCCAGCGAGTTCGACGAGCTGATCCTACGTCCCCTACGCTCAGGAGAACCGGTGCTGTACACAGCGGAAGTGCCCTTGCACGACGTATCCGGGAACCACTTAGCCACGGGAAGGATCACCTGGCAGATCAAGGATTGGGGTCAAGTGCGCACGAAAGTCTGA
- a CDS encoding glutathione peroxidase: MRKAIMLLPLAVLGCGSTPDASIITDQPVQEPTIMNFHQLTATDINGKPYDMAQLKGHKVMVVNTASECGFTPQYKQLEELYEKYKDKGLVIIGFPSNDFGKQEPGDEKTIAAFCEKNYGVTFPLMSKIATKGPEQSPVYTWLTEKKLNGKLDSKVKWNFQKYLIDEEGNLVTMYPSAQEPMSDPILNWLDGK; this comes from the coding sequence ATGCGCAAAGCGATCATGCTACTTCCCCTGGCCGTCCTCGGTTGTGGAAGCACACCGGATGCCAGTATCATCACGGATCAACCTGTACAAGAACCGACCATCATGAATTTCCATCAGCTCACTGCTACGGACATCAACGGCAAGCCTTACGACATGGCCCAGCTTAAAGGCCACAAGGTGATGGTGGTGAACACTGCCAGCGAATGCGGCTTCACCCCGCAGTACAAGCAGTTGGAGGAGCTTTATGAAAAATACAAAGACAAAGGCCTCGTCATCATCGGTTTCCCCAGCAACGACTTCGGCAAACAGGAGCCGGGGGATGAGAAGACCATCGCCGCCTTCTGTGAGAAGAATTACGGCGTCACCTTCCCGCTGATGTCGAAGATCGCGACCAAAGGTCCCGAGCAAAGTCCGGTGTACACGTGGCTCACCGAGAAGAAGCTGAACGGCAAGTTGGACAGCAAGGTGAAGTGGAATTTCCAGAAATACCTCATCGATGAGGAAGGCAACCTCGTCACCATGTACCCCAGCGCGCAGGAGCCGATGAGCGATCCCATCCTCAACTGGTTGGACGGAAAATGA
- the bshB1 gene encoding bacillithiol biosynthesis deacetylase BshB1 — protein MSIEKVDILCITAHPDDVEIGMGGTVARHIAQGRSVGLVELTAGELGTRGSAEIRRKEAEAAAQVLGVSFRYQLGLRDGLFRADEESLLKVVVALRRHRPKVVFTNAVRDRHPDHGRGSELVSEACFLSGLRRIVTKHEDKEQQAWRPVTVLHCVQDRWIEPDLVIDVSAHWEKKMEALKCFASQFHDPKSTEPVSLISVPEFLPTLEGRALDMGRLIGATYGEGFTVERPPGVGDVLELG, from the coding sequence ATGAGCATTGAGAAGGTGGACATCCTCTGCATCACGGCGCACCCGGATGATGTGGAGATCGGCATGGGCGGCACCGTTGCACGCCACATCGCCCAAGGCCGCAGCGTTGGCTTGGTGGAATTGACGGCGGGCGAACTCGGCACCCGCGGCTCGGCGGAGATCCGCAGGAAGGAGGCCGAGGCCGCCGCCCAAGTGCTCGGCGTTTCCTTCCGCTACCAGCTCGGCTTGCGCGATGGCTTATTTCGGGCCGACGAGGAAAGCCTCTTGAAAGTCGTGGTCGCGCTGCGCAGGCACCGGCCCAAGGTGGTGTTCACCAACGCCGTCCGCGATAGGCACCCGGACCATGGACGTGGTTCCGAACTGGTCTCGGAGGCCTGCTTCCTCAGCGGCCTGCGCAGGATCGTTACCAAGCATGAAGACAAGGAGCAGCAGGCGTGGCGCCCCGTCACCGTGCTGCATTGCGTGCAGGACCGCTGGATCGAACCCGACCTCGTGATCGACGTCAGCGCGCATTGGGAGAAGAAGATGGAGGCGTTGAAATGCTTCGCCTCACAGTTCCACGATCCCAAGAGCACCGAGCCGGTGTCGCTCATCAGCGTGCCGGAGTTCCTGCCCACCTTGGAAGGCCGCGCCCTCGACATGGGCCGCTTGATCGGTGCGACCTACGGCGAGGGCTTCACGGTGGAACGGCCGCCGGGGGTGGGGGATGTGCTGGAGCTGGGGTGA